The following are encoded in a window of Armatimonadota bacterium genomic DNA:
- a CDS encoding haloacid dehalogenase, whose amino-acid sequence MSESIDVQLESICAGLRDQLAATNGAREAALRVCRTTIQGAARSIRAAHRGDMERATAQLEDCSRAFDEAKRKLAGQPQLLHAGYMHDAEKEVAEAALFLAIVGGKPLPGADDLGADPAAWLRGLAEAASECRRYALDRLRDGELDTADATLDVMEAVYSMLITFDFPDAITGGLRATTDQFRAVLERTRGDVTLAVVQRRLEQAVREMHALALPEHAAGD is encoded by the coding sequence ATGAGCGAGTCCATCGACGTTCAGTTGGAGAGCATCTGTGCCGGCCTCCGCGACCAACTGGCCGCAACGAATGGCGCTCGCGAGGCGGCGCTGCGCGTGTGCCGAACCACCATTCAGGGAGCGGCGCGATCCATTCGAGCGGCTCATCGAGGGGATATGGAGCGCGCGACCGCACAGTTGGAAGATTGCTCGCGGGCGTTTGATGAAGCGAAGCGAAAACTGGCCGGGCAGCCGCAGCTACTGCATGCCGGTTATATGCACGACGCCGAAAAGGAGGTGGCGGAGGCCGCGCTGTTTTTGGCGATTGTCGGTGGTAAGCCGCTGCCGGGCGCTGACGACCTGGGCGCCGATCCTGCGGCGTGGCTCCGCGGCCTTGCCGAGGCTGCAAGCGAGTGCCGGCGTTACGCGCTGGACCGGCTTCGCGATGGCGAACTTGACACGGCTGACGCCACGTTGGATGTGATGGAAGCCGTATATTCGATGTTGATCACCTTCGACTTTCCTGATGCCATTACCGGCGGCCTGCGGGCGACAACCGACCAGTTTCGTGCGGTGCTGGAGCGCACGCGTGGAGACGTGACGTTGGCCGTGGTGCAGCGTCGACTGGAGCAAGCCGTGCGAGAGATGCATGCTCTGGCGTTGCCGGAGCATGCAGCGGGAGACTGA
- a CDS encoding thioredoxin family protein, whose amino-acid sequence MRQLKTGAFLLAALAIGTTSAAAALAQAPQFVHASASATHVLPGKPFTVLVHVRVDKPYHIQANPPKAGYIATEVVMGHVNGLSVKKVIYPKGQIAHIAGDILPVYEGSVTIKVLAVASRPLKGQIPFELKYQGCNDVTCYPPSDLDLHVALTAPAKAHSKAKKARRHAGIYDGYLILAQSQKGVQTGSDSLSVPGFRTTKITQFLAPADFISWLRHGGSQQGKAGYVAALLTRGGAGNFAVALSLIFLLGLALNLTPCVYPIIPITIGYFGRQAASGMRTGGLSVCYALGIAVMYTALGLVAALFGKVFGSQLSNSWVLLAFAVLMFGLGLSMFDRRNGTPIWELQLPSFLRGKAQSRSGYVGAGLMGLMVGVVAAPCIGPIVVALIQVVSSSHSVGLGVVTFFTLGAGLALPYLLLGFGLVKALPRAGEWMVSVKHIFGLLLFGMAIYYLQGLLPVGLYRTLFITFGVAGGLWLAILDKAGNASRGYRVFKRGAGLVMAAGTLAFFVRPAAPPTGSEVRFQAPADYAAMQRMLQQARAHHQEVLIDFSASWCAACKELDEKTFHNAQVATATRNFVAMRFHLEDFSSPYTKPFLKTFGIAGLPTVIHLVPAA is encoded by the coding sequence ATGAGGCAACTCAAAACCGGTGCGTTTCTCCTCGCGGCCTTGGCAATCGGTACGACGTCGGCTGCAGCCGCTCTTGCACAGGCACCGCAATTTGTCCACGCTTCGGCATCGGCCACGCATGTTCTGCCCGGCAAGCCGTTCACGGTGCTCGTGCACGTTCGTGTCGACAAGCCGTACCACATTCAGGCGAATCCGCCCAAGGCGGGCTACATCGCCACCGAGGTGGTGATGGGCCACGTCAACGGCCTGAGCGTTAAAAAGGTGATCTACCCCAAGGGGCAGATAGCGCATATCGCTGGCGACATTCTGCCCGTATATGAGGGTTCGGTGACGATAAAGGTGCTTGCGGTGGCGTCACGACCGCTCAAGGGGCAGATTCCTTTCGAGTTGAAGTATCAGGGCTGCAACGATGTGACCTGCTACCCGCCGTCGGATCTGGATCTGCATGTCGCTCTTACGGCACCCGCAAAGGCACACTCAAAGGCGAAAAAGGCGCGCCGGCATGCAGGCATCTACGATGGATATCTGATCCTCGCGCAGTCACAGAAAGGAGTCCAGACCGGGAGCGATTCGCTCTCGGTCCCGGGCTTTCGCACAACCAAAATCACGCAGTTTCTTGCGCCGGCAGATTTCATATCGTGGTTGCGCCATGGGGGGTCGCAGCAGGGAAAGGCCGGATATGTTGCCGCGCTGCTGACCCGCGGTGGCGCTGGTAACTTTGCAGTGGCGCTCAGCCTCATCTTCCTGCTCGGCCTTGCGCTCAATCTCACTCCATGCGTCTATCCGATCATTCCCATCACGATCGGCTACTTCGGCCGACAGGCAGCGTCGGGCATGCGGACCGGCGGATTGTCGGTCTGTTACGCGCTCGGCATTGCGGTGATGTACACAGCCCTCGGCCTGGTGGCAGCTCTTTTCGGCAAGGTCTTCGGCTCCCAACTGAGCAATTCCTGGGTCCTTCTTGCGTTTGCCGTCCTGATGTTTGGCCTCGGCCTTTCAATGTTCGACCGGCGTAATGGCACGCCGATCTGGGAACTGCAGTTGCCATCATTTCTGCGGGGCAAGGCTCAGTCGCGAAGCGGTTACGTGGGCGCTGGATTGATGGGCCTGATGGTGGGTGTTGTTGCGGCCCCGTGTATCGGGCCGATCGTCGTCGCTCTGATCCAGGTGGTGTCCAGCAGCCACAGCGTGGGACTTGGGGTGGTCACCTTCTTTACCCTCGGCGCCGGCCTGGCGCTGCCGTACCTGCTGCTCGGTTTTGGGCTGGTAAAGGCGCTGCCACGCGCCGGCGAGTGGATGGTATCGGTAAAGCACATCTTTGGACTGCTGCTGTTCGGCATGGCGATCTACTATCTGCAGGGCTTGCTGCCGGTTGGGCTCTACCGCACGCTCTTTATTACCTTCGGCGTCGCCGGGGGCCTCTGGTTGGCCATTCTCGACAAGGCCGGAAACGCGTCTCGTGGGTACCGCGTGTTCAAGCGCGGCGCGGGCCTGGTGATGGCGGCCGGAACTTTGGCATTCTTTGTACGGCCGGCTGCCCCGCCCACCGGCAGCGAAGTGCGATTTCAAGCTCCGGCCGATTACGCGGCGATGCAGAGGATGCTGCAGCAGGCGCGTGCCCACCATCAGGAGGTACTCATCGACTTTTCAGCGAGTTGGTGTGCTGCGTGCAAGGAGCTCGACGAGAAAACGTTCCACAACGCGCAGGTAGCCACCGCGACGCGCAACTTTGTTGCAATGCGGTTTCACCTGGAGGATTTCAGCAGCCCTTATACGAAGCCTTTCCTCAAAACATTTGGAATCGCCGGACTCCCGACCGTTATTCACCTGGTGCCCGCTGCTTGA
- a CDS encoding 4Fe-4S binding protein: MDSVFIIDPARCIGCQACVHACAECDTHRGVSLIHLESINRAETVQTTPQVCMHCENPTCAQVCPADAIKQTPDGVVQSSLKPRCIGCSNCVLACPFGVPKYESAADQMMKCDRCYDRTSAGKRPMCATVCPSEALYYGSMEEWRARRGGALTNKFRFGRQSVTTMVYMVLPGKSDDAAMPVMDVRLSDIAIRSGRVAAGQTAKAPV, from the coding sequence ATGGATAGCGTCTTCATCATCGACCCTGCCCGATGCATCGGCTGTCAGGCATGCGTTCATGCCTGTGCGGAGTGCGACACCCATCGTGGCGTCTCGCTGATCCACCTGGAGAGCATCAACCGGGCCGAGACCGTTCAAACCACGCCGCAGGTCTGTATGCACTGCGAAAACCCCACCTGCGCCCAGGTTTGCCCGGCCGATGCCATCAAGCAGACACCGGACGGCGTCGTGCAGTCTTCTCTCAAACCGCGGTGCATCGGCTGCAGCAACTGCGTCCTCGCCTGCCCGTTTGGCGTACCGAAGTACGAGTCTGCTGCGGACCAGATGATGAAGTGCGACCGGTGCTACGATCGCACTTCCGCGGGCAAACGCCCGATGTGCGCCACGGTGTGCCCATCCGAGGCTCTCTATTACGGTTCCATGGAGGAGTGGCGAGCTCGGCGCGGCGGTGCGCTGACCAACAAGTTTCGCTTTGGGCGGCAATCCGTCACCACCATGGTCTATATGGTCCTGCCCGGGAAGTCGGACGATGCCGCCATGCCGGTAATGGACGTACGACTCAGCGACATCGCGATCCGCTCCGGCCGGGTCGCCGCAGGCCAGACAGCGAAGGCGCCTGTATGA
- a CDS encoding fructose-bisphosphate aldolase class I: MTENTIVTTAAALVANDRGLLAMDESNATCNRRFADLGIPETETARRAYRDLIVTAPGLNEAISGAILADETIREHTLKGIPFAEALSSLDIIPGIKVDAGSVDMPAHPGEKVTEGLDGLRERLGEYAKMGARFAKWRAVIAIDQTIPSEGCIQANASALARYAALCQEAGLTPVVEPEVLMDGADTLERCSAVTEAVLRAVFHQLFLQRVRLEGLLLKPNMVLPGLACPEQDSVDTVARATVECLLRAVPAAVPGIVFLSGGQPDELATARLNAMNLLFKGRLPWPVSFSFSRAVQRPALELWKGEAANVPAAQRALVHRTHCNRAARRGTYTAAMERG; this comes from the coding sequence ATGACTGAGAACACCATTGTCACCACCGCCGCCGCGCTTGTGGCAAACGATCGGGGACTTTTGGCGATGGATGAGTCCAACGCCACGTGCAACCGTCGGTTTGCCGATCTGGGGATTCCCGAAACCGAGACGGCACGACGCGCATATCGCGACCTCATCGTTACGGCGCCCGGGCTGAACGAAGCAATCAGTGGGGCGATCCTCGCCGACGAGACGATTCGCGAACATACACTGAAAGGCATTCCGTTTGCGGAGGCTCTTTCCAGCCTCGACATCATTCCGGGGATCAAGGTGGATGCCGGCTCGGTCGATATGCCGGCGCACCCGGGAGAGAAAGTGACCGAGGGGCTGGACGGCCTCCGCGAACGGCTGGGCGAATACGCAAAAATGGGCGCGCGGTTTGCCAAGTGGCGCGCCGTGATTGCGATAGACCAGACAATTCCCAGTGAGGGGTGCATCCAGGCGAACGCCTCCGCGCTGGCCCGATATGCCGCGCTTTGCCAGGAGGCCGGTCTGACGCCGGTAGTGGAGCCGGAAGTCCTGATGGATGGCGCGGACACTCTGGAGCGGTGCAGTGCAGTCACCGAAGCCGTGCTACGCGCGGTCTTCCACCAGCTCTTTCTACAGCGTGTGCGGCTGGAGGGGTTATTGCTCAAGCCTAACATGGTACTGCCCGGTTTGGCGTGCCCTGAGCAGGATTCGGTGGATACCGTGGCTCGCGCAACTGTGGAGTGCCTCCTGCGCGCCGTACCGGCGGCCGTTCCGGGCATCGTGTTCCTCTCTGGCGGACAGCCCGACGAACTGGCCACGGCGCGGCTGAATGCCATGAACCTCCTTTTCAAGGGACGACTGCCATGGCCCGTGTCGTTCTCGTTTTCGCGCGCCGTGCAGCGCCCAGCGCTGGAGCTCTGGAAGGGTGAAGCCGCGAATGTGCCGGCGGCGCAGCGCGCGCTGGTCCATCGGACGCACTGCAATCGTGCCGCACGACGCGGAACTTACACCGCGGCCATGGAACGCGGGTAA
- a CDS encoding phosphoketolase family protein: MRRRTPPCSSVATWSTAGALESGPWRVIVEVQREPLDSDTLRRIDAYWRAANYISVGQIYLCDNPLLKRPLELRDVKRMLLGHWGTTPGQNFIYCHLNRVIRKFGLDMIYVSGPGHGGPAVVANTYLEGTYSQVYPNISQDEDGLRRLFTQFSFPGGIPSHASPECPGSIHEGGELGYSLSHSFGAVLDNPDLIVACVVGDGEAETGPLATAWHSNKFLDAITDGAVLPILHLNGYKISNPTVLARIEREELEAFLRGCGWSPIFVAGHEPAPMHQTMAAALDAAIEDIRAIQQQARKLGCFVRPRWPMIVLDSPKGWTGPEAIDGRPVEGTFRAHQVPITGLGNNPEHLALLERWMRSYRPEELFTEAGRLNPDLAELAPEGKQRMGANPHANGGILLHELRMPDYRDYGTEVPVAGTPGVGDTHVLGAFLRDVARENADQRNFRVFGPDETISNGLEALFEVTNRQWDARSAPNDEYLAPGGRVMEMLSEHQCEGWLEGYLLTGRHGVFNCYEAFIHIIDSMFNQHAKWLKVCSQLPWRREIASLNYLLSSHVWRQDHNGFTHQDPGFLDHVVNKKASVVRVYLPPDANSLLSVMDHCLRSHNYVNVVVAGKHPAPQWLSIDAAAAHCAEGIGIWQWAGNDEGAAPDVVMACCGDVPTLETLAAVAILREHLPNLKVRVVNVVDLMRLQPQSEHPHGMSDVDFDLMFTRGRPVIFAFHGYPSLIHRLTYRRTNHANIHVHGYKEEGTITTAFDMTVLNELDRFHLVMDVIRRVPEIGDGGVYLKQQLEDKLVEHRQYICRHGEDMPEIRHWKWGDQA, from the coding sequence ATGCGCCGTCGGACGCCACCGTGCTCGTCGGTAGCGACCTGGTCGACTGCGGGCGCGCTTGAATCCGGGCCATGGAGGGTGATCGTGGAGGTACAACGAGAACCGCTTGACAGCGATACGCTGCGGAGAATTGATGCCTACTGGCGGGCGGCAAACTACATCTCCGTTGGCCAAATCTACCTTTGCGACAATCCGCTTCTGAAGCGACCGCTGGAATTACGTGATGTGAAGCGGATGCTGCTGGGACACTGGGGTACGACGCCGGGGCAGAACTTTATCTATTGCCATCTCAACCGCGTTATCCGGAAGTTTGGCCTGGATATGATCTACGTCTCCGGACCGGGGCACGGTGGTCCGGCTGTAGTGGCCAATACGTACCTGGAGGGAACGTACAGCCAGGTTTATCCAAACATCAGCCAGGATGAAGATGGCCTGCGAAGACTGTTTACGCAGTTTTCATTTCCTGGTGGAATTCCGAGTCATGCTTCGCCGGAGTGCCCCGGCTCTATTCACGAAGGTGGCGAGCTTGGTTACTCCTTGAGCCACTCGTTTGGGGCGGTGCTGGACAATCCTGACCTGATTGTGGCCTGCGTGGTCGGCGATGGCGAGGCCGAAACAGGTCCGCTTGCCACTGCCTGGCACAGCAACAAGTTTCTGGACGCAATTACTGATGGTGCCGTGCTGCCGATTCTTCACCTGAACGGATACAAGATCAGCAACCCGACGGTACTGGCGCGCATCGAGCGCGAGGAACTTGAGGCGTTTCTGCGCGGCTGCGGGTGGTCGCCGATCTTCGTCGCGGGGCATGAGCCGGCCCCGATGCACCAGACGATGGCTGCCGCATTGGATGCGGCTATTGAAGATATCCGAGCCATCCAGCAGCAGGCACGAAAGTTGGGATGCTTCGTACGCCCGCGCTGGCCCATGATCGTTCTCGACTCCCCCAAGGGTTGGACGGGTCCCGAAGCCATCGACGGCCGGCCCGTGGAAGGAACATTCCGCGCCCACCAGGTGCCAATCACCGGGCTTGGCAACAATCCCGAACACCTGGCACTCCTGGAACGGTGGATGAGAAGCTACCGACCAGAGGAACTCTTTACCGAGGCTGGCAGATTGAACCCCGATCTGGCTGAGTTGGCGCCTGAGGGAAAGCAGCGGATGGGGGCCAATCCCCACGCAAACGGCGGCATTCTGCTCCACGAGCTGCGAATGCCGGATTACCGTGACTACGGCACTGAGGTACCCGTCGCCGGTACGCCCGGAGTGGGCGATACCCACGTGCTTGGCGCGTTTCTACGCGACGTCGCGCGCGAAAATGCCGACCAGCGCAATTTCCGTGTGTTTGGACCGGACGAGACGATCTCGAATGGTCTTGAGGCACTGTTCGAGGTGACGAACCGGCAGTGGGACGCCCGATCTGCTCCAAACGACGAATACCTGGCGCCGGGCGGGCGTGTGATGGAGATGCTGAGCGAGCATCAGTGCGAAGGCTGGCTGGAGGGTTATCTGCTGACCGGCCGGCACGGAGTATTCAATTGCTATGAGGCATTTATTCACATCATCGATTCCATGTTCAATCAGCACGCAAAGTGGCTCAAGGTCTGCTCACAACTGCCGTGGCGCCGGGAAATTGCCTCGCTGAACTATCTGCTTTCGTCGCACGTGTGGCGGCAGGATCACAACGGGTTTACGCATCAGGACCCTGGCTTTCTGGATCATGTGGTGAACAAGAAAGCCTCGGTCGTGCGGGTATACCTGCCGCCGGATGCAAACTCGCTTCTATCGGTCATGGATCACTGCCTCCGGAGCCACAACTATGTGAATGTGGTAGTCGCAGGAAAACATCCGGCACCTCAATGGCTTTCCATTGACGCGGCGGCCGCGCACTGCGCTGAGGGAATCGGGATATGGCAGTGGGCGGGGAACGACGAAGGCGCCGCACCGGACGTGGTAATGGCGTGCTGTGGAGACGTGCCCACGCTGGAGACACTGGCTGCTGTTGCTATATTACGTGAGCATCTGCCTAACTTGAAGGTGCGGGTGGTCAATGTGGTGGATCTGATGCGGCTGCAGCCGCAATCGGAGCACCCGCATGGTATGAGTGATGTCGATTTCGACCTGATGTTTACCAGGGGACGGCCCGTGATCTTCGCGTTTCACGGTTACCCGAGCCTGATACATCGGCTTACCTACCGGCGCACGAATCACGCAAACATCCACGTTCACGGGTACAAGGAGGAGGGCACCATCACGACGGCGTTTGATATGACCGTACTGAACGAGCTGGACAGGTTTCACCTCGTGATGGATGTGATCCGGCGTGTGCCGGAAATCGGCGATGGCGGCGTCTACCTCAAACAGCAGCTGGAGGACAAGCTGGTGGAGCATCGACAGTACATCTGCAGGCACGGCGAGGATATGCCCGAAATCCGGCACTGGAAGTGGGGCGATCAGGCATGA
- a CDS encoding SDR family oxidoreductase has translation MAVALAQAGASVAICSRHLDESGDAIAEISSCGGRAAAFEADVTLADSVHDLIRVVTDGFGAVDILVNNAGSNVRKATADVTAEDWAGVLNTSVTGSFLCSQAALPGMIERGWGRIVMLGSIMSFVAIPGRAAYASAKAALLGLTRALALEGAPHGVTVNCLCPGPFETPMNRPLMDDPDAYRAFLQKIPVGRWGQPSELGPAIVFLCSPASAYMTGQALTIDGGWTAA, from the coding sequence ATGGCTGTTGCTCTTGCCCAGGCTGGAGCGTCTGTGGCTATATGCAGCCGCCATTTGGATGAATCCGGTGACGCGATAGCAGAGATTTCCAGCTGCGGCGGGCGAGCAGCCGCATTTGAGGCCGATGTGACTCTCGCCGACTCGGTGCATGACCTGATACGCGTCGTTACCGATGGTTTCGGAGCGGTCGACATCCTGGTGAACAATGCCGGCTCCAACGTGCGGAAGGCCACCGCTGACGTGACCGCGGAGGATTGGGCAGGCGTGCTCAATACGAGTGTTACCGGTTCGTTTCTCTGCTCTCAGGCGGCGCTGCCAGGCATGATCGAACGCGGGTGGGGCCGGATCGTCATGCTCGGCTCCATCATGAGCTTTGTTGCAATACCCGGCCGTGCGGCATACGCCAGCGCCAAGGCTGCGCTCTTGGGCCTTACCCGTGCGTTGGCTCTGGAGGGCGCGCCGCACGGAGTTACGGTGAACTGTCTCTGCCCGGGCCCGTTCGAAACTCCAATGAACCGTCCGCTAATGGATGATCCCGATGCCTACCGGGCGTTTCTCCAGAAGATACCGGTCGGAAGGTGGGGCCAGCCATCGGAGCTGGGCCCAGCGATCGTCTTCTTATGCTCGCCGGCATCGGCATATATGACCGGCCAGGCTTTGACCATCGACGGTGGATGGACGGCAGCCTGA
- a CDS encoding DPP IV N-terminal domain-containing protein: protein MKSTTPRRATLLTLEDLFLKRRFDTATIKSPCWISGGAKFSYLDAAPGSTVQTVWVYDVEKRAAEVLIAPEALNVPGKTDPAAEQPLTISGYIWSPDESAILFCDPPRAHAVEPGSECLWVYTLATGRLTAVGETRTRKRNVKWSPDGSRIGYVKRDEIWVLNLATGSEQQLTDTATTRRYNGRFGWVVEEELGLVDGWIWSPDSRSIAYWSVDESAVPEIGITDYESRLLEPVRMLYPKAGDPNPLMRIGVVSVPRGRHKSVPKTRWVPESRDAEYYVTHLQYAPDGSLLLSRVPRRQSRYELFRVRSGRMHPERVIVERDDAWVEGHGQITFVGDSNRFLWLSERAGYQHLSLRSLSGKRERWLTGGDWDVVRVLAVDATEKRAWILAASPSPMERQIYCIPLKHGDMWRISEGAGVHSALFAPNCEHYIGAHSSRKQPPMERLHRSNGEELAVLKQNSPPAIRGFRPAQWRFLAIPTRDGITLNAVILQPADFDPGRRYPVLMHTYGGPGSQVVMDAWGGGAGFEQMLAQKGIISVLVDGRGSGGRGREFMKVVAGRLGHFEVIDQIAAAQWLAEQPFVDGGRIGIWGWSYGGYMASQCILRGSGTFRCSIAVAPVTDWKLYDSIYTERYMKVPDENPDGYETTACMPLAEKLAGEFLLIHGMADDNVHFQNTACLAAALQRAGKPFETMFYPGKHHGIEGMSMHLYALMTRFIERTLLGA, encoded by the coding sequence ATGAAGTCTACAACGCCCCGCCGAGCCACTCTCCTCACCCTGGAAGATCTCTTCCTCAAGCGGCGCTTCGATACCGCTACGATCAAATCGCCCTGCTGGATCTCCGGCGGCGCAAAGTTTAGTTACCTGGATGCCGCTCCGGGTTCAACCGTTCAGACAGTCTGGGTTTACGACGTGGAGAAGCGCGCCGCTGAGGTCCTGATCGCACCGGAAGCACTGAACGTACCGGGCAAAACAGACCCAGCCGCAGAGCAGCCGCTCACGATAAGCGGTTACATCTGGTCACCAGACGAATCGGCGATCCTTTTTTGCGATCCGCCGCGCGCGCATGCCGTCGAACCGGGCTCGGAATGCCTGTGGGTGTATACGCTCGCTACCGGCCGGTTGACAGCCGTTGGCGAGACCCGGACAAGGAAGCGGAATGTGAAGTGGTCGCCCGATGGTTCCCGGATCGGCTATGTGAAGCGCGACGAGATTTGGGTGCTCAATCTCGCCACCGGGTCGGAGCAGCAACTCACGGATACGGCCACCACTCGCCGCTACAATGGACGGTTTGGCTGGGTGGTTGAAGAAGAGCTCGGCCTTGTCGACGGCTGGATATGGTCTCCGGACTCGCGCAGCATCGCCTATTGGAGCGTTGATGAATCGGCCGTGCCCGAGATCGGCATCACGGACTACGAAAGCCGCCTCCTTGAGCCGGTGCGGATGCTCTATCCAAAGGCAGGCGACCCAAATCCGCTAATGCGCATCGGCGTCGTCTCGGTACCACGTGGCCGACATAAGAGCGTGCCTAAAACACGGTGGGTGCCCGAGTCGCGAGATGCAGAGTACTACGTGACGCACCTCCAATACGCACCAGATGGCTCTCTTCTCCTCTCACGGGTGCCGCGCCGCCAGTCTCGGTATGAGCTGTTCCGGGTACGATCCGGCCGGATGCACCCGGAGCGCGTGATTGTAGAGCGCGACGATGCGTGGGTGGAGGGCCATGGCCAGATCACGTTCGTGGGCGACTCCAACCGGTTTCTGTGGCTCTCCGAGCGAGCAGGGTACCAGCATCTCTCGCTGCGCAGCCTTAGCGGGAAGCGGGAACGATGGCTCACGGGAGGCGATTGGGACGTTGTGCGCGTGCTGGCGGTAGATGCCACCGAAAAGCGCGCGTGGATTCTGGCAGCGTCACCCTCGCCGATGGAGCGGCAAATCTACTGCATACCACTGAAGCACGGTGATATGTGGCGGATTAGCGAAGGCGCGGGCGTGCACTCCGCACTCTTTGCACCAAATTGCGAGCACTACATCGGCGCCCACTCCAGTCGGAAGCAGCCGCCTATGGAGCGTCTTCACCGTTCGAATGGAGAAGAGTTGGCTGTACTCAAGCAGAACAGTCCTCCCGCGATTCGCGGATTTCGGCCGGCACAGTGGCGATTTCTCGCGATTCCAACGAGGGACGGCATCACCCTGAACGCGGTGATACTGCAGCCGGCCGATTTCGATCCGGGCCGTCGCTACCCTGTGCTGATGCACACATATGGCGGTCCCGGCTCGCAGGTGGTGATGGATGCGTGGGGCGGTGGGGCGGGATTTGAGCAGATGCTGGCGCAGAAGGGCATTATCTCGGTTCTGGTGGATGGCCGCGGTTCCGGTGGGCGCGGGCGCGAGTTTATGAAGGTGGTCGCCGGCCGTCTCGGCCACTTCGAAGTGATCGATCAGATAGCGGCGGCGCAATGGCTGGCGGAGCAGCCGTTTGTGGATGGAGGCAGAATAGGCATTTGGGGATGGAGCTACGGCGGCTATATGGCTTCGCAGTGTATTCTGCGTGGCAGCGGGACCTTCAGATGCTCGATTGCCGTGGCGCCGGTGACGGATTGGAAGCTGTACGACTCCATCTACACGGAGCGGTATATGAAGGTACCCGATGAGAATCCGGACGGCTACGAGACAACGGCGTGCATGCCACTCGCCGAGAAGCTTGCCGGCGAGTTCCTGCTGATCCACGGAATGGCCGATGACAATGTGCACTTTCAAAACACGGCATGTCTTGCCGCGGCGCTGCAAAGGGCCGGCAAACCTTTTGAAACCATGTTCTATCCGGGCAAACACCACGGCATCGAGGGAATGAGCATGCACCTTTATGCGTTGATGACGCGGTTCATCGAGCGTACTCTTCTCGGCGCTTAG
- a CDS encoding Rieske (2Fe-2S) protein has translation MSGRAEEKWRRDFPIAWSNDNYIARREFTKFLVLISGAAFAGSGYFVLLRARRRRETHARPVFIATQAELAPGTVKLFRFPTADSPAMLIRLSNGDYAAYQQRCTHLSCPVYFVAATGHLQCPCHNGAFDAASGRVLYGPPPRPLPKITLQLRAGRIYATGVEAT, from the coding sequence ATGAGCGGCCGGGCAGAGGAAAAGTGGCGCCGGGATTTCCCGATCGCGTGGAGCAACGACAACTACATTGCGCGGCGCGAATTCACCAAGTTTCTTGTTCTTATCTCCGGAGCGGCCTTCGCGGGCAGCGGGTACTTCGTGCTGCTTCGAGCACGACGCCGGCGGGAGACGCATGCGCGGCCGGTTTTCATCGCCACGCAAGCTGAACTGGCGCCAGGTACCGTCAAGCTCTTTCGCTTTCCAACGGCCGATAGCCCGGCCATGCTGATCCGGCTATCAAACGGCGACTATGCAGCGTATCAGCAGCGCTGCACGCATCTCAGCTGCCCGGTCTACTTTGTGGCTGCCACGGGTCACCTGCAATGCCCCTGCCATAATGGCGCCTTTGACGCCGCGTCCGGCCGCGTGCTCTACGGACCGCCGCCCCGTCCCCTACCCAAGATCACACTTCAGCTGCGGGCTGGAAGAATCTATGCAACCGGGGTCGAGGCGACATGA
- a CDS encoding glycosyltransferase family 2 protein: MSNATQDEGKAAAVAGATATLESPELSVLLPIYNERESALALIERVCAVPLHLELIIVDDGSNDGTTDLLRNTVEGRRENVRVYYHTENRGKGAAIRTAIPHARSPITIIQDGDMEYWPEDFPAIINAFAVTGSSVVYGSRFLNGWPRMALANRLINRLLPWMVRVLYGARITDEATCYKAFRTALLQTIPLRCRRFEFCPEVTARVLRRGFSIVETPIRYEARSVAQGKKIRWTDGVQAIWTLVRWRFGPP; this comes from the coding sequence ATGAGTAACGCAACCCAGGACGAGGGTAAAGCTGCAGCGGTGGCCGGCGCAACGGCAACGCTGGAATCGCCGGAGCTCTCAGTACTGTTACCGATTTACAACGAACGTGAGAGCGCTCTCGCACTTATCGAGAGGGTCTGTGCCGTTCCGCTCCATCTGGAACTGATCATTGTGGACGATGGTTCCAATGATGGCACAACGGACCTGCTTAGAAACACGGTAGAGGGAAGGCGCGAGAATGTGCGGGTTTACTACCACACTGAGAACCGCGGCAAAGGCGCTGCGATACGGACTGCCATACCGCACGCACGCTCGCCAATCACGATTATCCAGGACGGTGATATGGAGTACTGGCCGGAAGACTTCCCAGCGATCATCAACGCATTCGCCGTAACCGGGTCGAGCGTCGTCTACGGTTCTCGCTTCCTGAATGGGTGGCCGCGGATGGCGCTCGCAAATCGCCTCATCAACCGCCTGCTGCCCTGGATGGTACGCGTTCTGTACGGGGCCCGGATCACGGATGAGGCAACCTGCTACAAGGCATTCCGGACTGCGCTGCTGCAAACGATACCTCTGCGGTGCCGCCGGTTTGAGTTCTGTCCGGAGGTAACTGCGCGGGTTCTGCGGCGTGGATTCAGCATTGTCGAAACGCCGATCCGGTACGAGGCCCGCTCCGTGGCGCAGGGCAAGAAAATCCGCTGGACCGATGGCGTTCAGGCCATCTGGACGCTGGTGCGCTGGCGATTTGGTCCGCCCTAA